Proteins encoded by one window of Dryocola sp. LX212:
- the zntB gene encoding zinc transporter ZntB — protein MDVIKGADIQVPDAVFAWQLDGCGGVKPVENDTLIDSEHPCWLHLNYTNRDSAEWLEKTPLLPNYVRDALSGESLRPRVSRVGEGTLITLRCINGSTDERPDQLVAMRLYMDERLIVSTRQRQVLALDDVVNDLNEGTGPTDCGSWLVDVCDALTDHASEFIEQLHDKIIDLEDNLLDQQIPPRGFLALLRKQLIVMRRYMAPQRDVYARLSSERLPWMTDDHRRRMQDISDRLGRGLDEIDSCIARTAIMTDEISTVMQEAMGRRTYTMSLMAMVFLPSTFLTGLFGVNLGGIPGGEWHFGFSLFCMMLVVVIGGVAWWLHRSKWL, from the coding sequence GTGGATGTAATTAAAGGAGCCGATATACAGGTACCAGACGCCGTGTTTGCCTGGCAGTTGGATGGCTGCGGCGGCGTTAAACCTGTCGAAAATGATACCCTCATTGACAGCGAGCATCCTTGCTGGCTGCACCTGAATTATACCAATCGCGACAGCGCAGAATGGCTGGAAAAAACGCCGTTGCTGCCTAACTACGTGCGTGATGCGCTGTCAGGCGAAAGTCTGCGTCCGCGGGTATCGCGGGTGGGTGAGGGAACGCTCATCACCTTGCGCTGCATCAATGGCAGCACCGATGAGCGTCCGGACCAACTAGTGGCCATGCGGCTGTACATGGACGAACGGCTTATCGTTTCTACCCGGCAGAGGCAGGTACTGGCGCTGGACGACGTGGTAAACGATCTGAACGAAGGCACCGGGCCAACGGACTGTGGCAGCTGGCTGGTGGACGTCTGCGATGCCCTGACCGACCACGCAAGTGAATTTATTGAACAGCTGCACGACAAAATCATCGACCTTGAAGATAACCTGCTCGATCAGCAAATCCCGCCGCGCGGTTTCCTTGCGCTGCTGCGCAAACAACTGATTGTTATGCGTCGCTATATGGCGCCGCAGCGTGACGTCTACGCGCGCCTTTCCAGCGAGCGTCTGCCCTGGATGACCGACGACCATCGCCGTCGTATGCAGGACATCTCGGACCGTCTTGGACGCGGGCTCGATGAAATCGACTCCTGCATTGCCCGCACAGCCATAATGACCGACGAAATCTCGACGGTGATGCAGGAGGCCATGGGCCGCCGTACCTACACCATGTCGCTGATGGCGATGGTTTTTTTGCCCAGCACCTTCCTCACGGGCCTGTTTGGCGTCAACCTTGGCGGCATTCCCGGTGGCGAATGGCACTTTGGCTTCAGCCTGTTCTGTATGATGTTGGTGGTTGTGATAGGGGGTGTTGCCTGGTGGTTAC
- a CDS encoding DksA/TraR family C4-type zinc finger protein, which yields MASGWANDDAVQEQIDSTLDDAIARARSELPKGESLEYCEECGSAIPLARRKAIPGVRLCVKCQQEEDARKATFSGYNRRGSKDSQLR from the coding sequence ATGGCATCCGGGTGGGCAAATGATGATGCAGTGCAGGAACAAATCGACAGTACTTTAGACGACGCTATCGCCCGCGCGCGCAGCGAATTACCAAAAGGTGAAAGCCTGGAATATTGCGAAGAGTGCGGGTCCGCCATCCCACTGGCAAGGCGTAAGGCGATTCCCGGCGTGAGGCTGTGTGTGAAATGCCAGCAGGAAGAAGATGCCAGGAAGGCGACCTTCTCTGGTTACAACCGCCGGGGTTCGAAAGACAGTCAGCTGCGCTAA
- a CDS encoding ABC transporter substrate-binding protein — protein sequence MKTTFRITCCALAVACTFSTAWAADVPAGAKLAPKQELVRHIKDEPASLDPMKAVGLPEIQVIRDLFEGLVNQNEKGELVPGVATKWQSNDNRTWTFTLRDDARWSDGSPVTAQDFVYNWQRLVDPKNTSPFAWFAALAGMTNAQAIIDGKMPVDKLGVTAVDARTLRVQLDKPVPYLPNLTANFSLFPVPKATVEKLGQDWTKPGNLVGNGAYSLSQRVVNEKLVVVPNTHYWDNAKTVLTKVTFLPINQETAATKRYLAGDIDITESFPKVMYQKLMKDIPGQVYTPPQLGTYYYAFNTLKGPTADQRVRLALSMTIDRRIMADKVLGTGEKPAWRFTPDVTAGFKPEQSPIEQMSQQEANAQAKTLLQAAGYGPNKPLQLTLLYNTSENHQKIAIAVASMWKKNLGVDVKLQNQEWKTYIDSRNTGNFDVIRASWVGDYNEPSTFLSLLTSTHSGNISRFNSPAYDKLLAQASQEVTDEARNKDYNQAERIIQEQAPIAPIYQYTNGRLIKPWLKGYPINNPEDVAYSRTMYLLAH from the coding sequence ATGAAAACAACTTTTCGCATTACCTGCTGTGCGCTGGCCGTAGCGTGCACGTTCTCTACCGCCTGGGCTGCCGATGTGCCTGCCGGGGCTAAACTTGCGCCGAAGCAGGAGCTGGTTCGCCATATTAAAGATGAACCCGCCTCTCTTGATCCGATGAAAGCCGTTGGGCTGCCCGAAATTCAGGTCATCCGCGATCTGTTTGAAGGCCTGGTAAATCAAAATGAAAAAGGGGAACTGGTACCGGGCGTTGCCACCAAATGGCAAAGCAATGATAACCGCACCTGGACTTTTACTCTGCGTGACGATGCCCGCTGGTCTGACGGCAGTCCGGTGACCGCCCAGGATTTCGTCTATAACTGGCAGCGCCTTGTTGATCCTAAAAACACCTCCCCCTTTGCATGGTTCGCTGCCCTCGCGGGCATGACTAATGCGCAGGCGATTATCGACGGCAAAATGCCGGTAGATAAGCTGGGCGTAACCGCTGTTGATGCCAGAACATTACGCGTTCAGCTCGATAAGCCTGTACCTTACCTGCCTAATCTGACGGCTAACTTCTCGCTCTTCCCGGTGCCAAAAGCTACGGTAGAGAAATTAGGTCAGGACTGGACGAAGCCGGGCAACCTGGTCGGTAACGGTGCGTATTCGCTCAGCCAGCGCGTGGTGAATGAAAAGCTGGTCGTGGTGCCTAATACCCACTACTGGGATAACGCCAAAACCGTGCTAACGAAGGTGACCTTCTTGCCGATTAACCAGGAAACGGCTGCCACTAAGCGATACCTTGCCGGGGACATCGACATCACCGAATCTTTCCCGAAGGTGATGTACCAGAAGCTGATGAAAGATATTCCCGGTCAGGTATACACCCCGCCGCAGCTTGGCACCTATTATTATGCGTTCAACACCCTGAAAGGCCCGACGGCGGATCAGCGTGTGCGGCTTGCGCTGAGCATGACCATCGACCGGCGCATCATGGCGGACAAGGTGCTGGGCACCGGCGAGAAACCAGCCTGGCGCTTCACCCCGGACGTCACGGCAGGTTTTAAGCCGGAACAATCTCCGATAGAACAGATGAGCCAGCAGGAAGCAAACGCGCAGGCGAAGACCCTGCTTCAGGCGGCGGGCTACGGTCCGAATAAGCCGCTGCAGTTAACCCTGCTGTATAACACTTCTGAGAACCATCAGAAAATTGCCATTGCGGTGGCGTCAATGTGGAAGAAAAATCTTGGCGTGGACGTCAAGCTGCAAAACCAGGAGTGGAAGACCTACATTGACAGCCGTAATACCGGCAATTTCGACGTGATTCGCGCGTCGTGGGTCGGGGACTACAACGAACCGTCGACGTTCCTCTCTCTTCTTACCTCCACCCACAGCGGCAATATTTCACGTTTTAATTCCCCGGCGTACGACAAATTGCTGGCTCAGGCCAGCCAGGAAGTCACCGATGAGGCGCGAAATAAAGATTATAACCAGGCTGAAAGGATCATCCAGGAGCAGGCGCCGATTGCGCCGATTTATCAGTACACCAACGGGCGTCTGATTAAACCGTGGCTTAAGGGTTATCCGATCAACAACCCGGAAGATGTGGCCTACAGCCGTACCATGTATCTTCTGGCGCACTGA
- the mpaA gene encoding murein tripeptide amidase MpaA produces MPGHRPRPQRGHLPKGSERYGKSVFGAPLLWFPASPSETRSGLIIAGTHGDENAAMVTLSCALRTLESRYRGHHVVLAVNPDGCQLGLRANANGVDLNRNFPSANWKPGETVYRWNSSAEERDVVLSTGATPGSEPETAALCQLIHSLKPAWVVSFHDPLGCIEDPHGSPLGSWLADAFELPLVTSVGYETPGSFGSWCADLNLPCITAEFPPVSADEASERYLDAMMGLLHWHH; encoded by the coding sequence ATGCCAGGTCACCGCCCTCGCCCGCAACGGGGTCATCTGCCTAAAGGTAGCGAACGCTATGGTAAATCCGTATTCGGCGCCCCCCTGCTCTGGTTTCCGGCCAGCCCTTCTGAAACTCGCAGCGGGCTGATTATTGCCGGTACGCACGGTGATGAAAATGCCGCAATGGTCACCCTTTCCTGCGCGCTACGCACGCTTGAATCCAGGTATCGCGGCCATCACGTGGTGCTCGCCGTCAACCCGGATGGCTGTCAGCTTGGCCTGCGCGCCAACGCCAACGGCGTCGATCTCAACCGCAATTTCCCTTCGGCCAACTGGAAGCCAGGGGAAACGGTATACCGCTGGAACAGCAGCGCGGAGGAACGAGACGTAGTGCTGTCCACCGGGGCGACACCTGGCTCAGAACCAGAGACTGCCGCCCTTTGTCAGCTAATCCATTCGCTCAAACCCGCGTGGGTTGTTTCATTTCACGACCCGCTGGGCTGCATCGAAGATCCTCACGGCTCGCCCTTGGGAAGCTGGCTGGCGGACGCTTTTGAATTGCCGCTGGTAACCAGCGTGGGCTACGAAACGCCAGGCTCATTCGGCAGCTGGTGTGCCGATCTTAACCTGCCGTGCATTACCGCTGAGTTCCCGCCTGTTTCAGCGGATGAGGCCAGCGAGCGCTATCTGGACGCCATGATGGGCCTGCTGCATTGGCATCACTAA
- the ycjG gene encoding L-Ala-D/L-Glu epimerase, producing MRKVKVYQEAWPLHTPFVISRGTRSEAVVVVVEIEENGVKGVGECTPYPRYGESDASVLAQITTILPQLELGMSRDELQTALPAGAARNAVDSALWDLEARIKKTTVAHLAEVALPDLLTTAQTVGIAPPEQMAAAAALLWQKGARLLKIKLDDRLITERMVAIRAAVPEAVLIVDANEAWKSEGLAARCQLLADLNVAMLEQPLPAGEDGTLANFIHPLPICADESCHTRESLAALKGRYEMVNVKLDKTGGLTEALALTRAAREQGFDVMLGCMLCTSRAIAAALPLAAKVRFADLDGPTWLAVDVEPALHFETGKLFP from the coding sequence ATGAGAAAAGTTAAGGTTTATCAGGAAGCATGGCCGCTGCATACGCCATTCGTCATTTCGCGCGGTACCCGCAGCGAAGCTGTCGTTGTCGTGGTAGAGATAGAGGAAAATGGCGTAAAAGGTGTCGGAGAATGCACGCCTTATCCCCGTTACGGTGAAAGTGATGCTTCGGTGCTGGCGCAAATCACTACCATACTTCCGCAGCTTGAACTGGGCATGTCTCGAGATGAGTTGCAAACGGCCCTGCCTGCCGGGGCTGCACGTAACGCCGTGGATAGCGCTTTGTGGGATCTGGAAGCTCGGATTAAAAAAACAACCGTTGCTCACCTTGCAGAAGTGGCGCTACCGGATCTGTTGACTACTGCGCAGACGGTAGGCATTGCCCCGCCCGAACAGATGGCAGCCGCAGCTGCGCTGCTATGGCAGAAGGGCGCGCGGTTGTTGAAAATCAAACTCGACGACAGGCTAATTACCGAACGCATGGTTGCTATTCGTGCGGCGGTACCGGAGGCGGTGCTGATCGTGGACGCGAACGAAGCGTGGAAAAGCGAGGGGTTAGCCGCGCGCTGCCAGCTGCTGGCCGACCTGAACGTGGCGATGCTCGAACAGCCGTTGCCTGCCGGTGAAGACGGCACGCTGGCGAACTTTATTCATCCGTTACCGATCTGCGCTGACGAAAGCTGCCACACCCGCGAAAGCCTGGCGGCGCTAAAAGGGCGTTATGAAATGGTCAACGTCAAGCTGGATAAAACCGGGGGGCTGACCGAGGCGCTGGCATTGACGCGCGCCGCGCGCGAGCAGGGCTTTGATGTGATGCTGGGATGCATGCTCTGTACCTCCCGCGCCATCGCCGCTGCGTTACCGCTGGCGGCGAAGGTGCGCTTTGCCGATCTGGACGGGCCGACCTGGCTTGCGGTGGACGTCGAGCCCGCGCTGCATTTTGAAACAGGAAAACTTTTCCCGTAA
- the tpx gene encoding thiol peroxidase: MSQLVHFQGNPVAVAGQIPQAGSKAASFSLVAKDLTDVTLSQFAGKRKVLNIFPSIDTGVCAASVRKFNQLATELENTVVLCVSADLPFAQSRFCGAEGLSNVVTLSTLRNPEFQQDYGVAISEGALKGLTARAVVVINENDEVVFSELVNEITNEPDYAAALEALKA; the protein is encoded by the coding sequence ATGTCACAACTCGTTCATTTCCAGGGCAACCCGGTTGCGGTTGCAGGTCAGATCCCTCAGGCTGGCAGCAAAGCAGCATCTTTTTCTCTGGTCGCTAAAGACCTTACCGATGTTACGCTGAGCCAGTTCGCGGGCAAACGTAAAGTGCTGAACATTTTCCCAAGCATCGATACCGGCGTTTGTGCCGCGTCCGTGCGTAAATTCAACCAGCTGGCGACAGAACTGGAGAACACCGTTGTCCTGTGCGTCTCCGCCGACCTGCCGTTCGCCCAGTCCCGCTTCTGCGGCGCGGAAGGCCTGAGCAACGTCGTCACCCTGTCCACCCTGCGCAACCCTGAGTTCCAGCAGGATTACGGCGTGGCTATCTCTGAAGGCGCGCTGAAAGGCCTGACCGCACGTGCAGTAGTGGTTATTAATGAAAATGATGAAGTGGTGTTCAGCGAATTAGTGAATGAAATCACTAACGAACCTGACTACGCTGCTGCGCTGGAAGCCCTGAAGGCCTAA
- the tyrR gene encoding transcriptional regulator TyrR: MRLEVFCEDRLGLTRELLDLLVLRGIDLRGIEIDPVGIIYLNFSTLEFDSFSSLMGEIRRIPGVKDVRTVPWMPSEREHRALSALLEALPEPVLSLDMRSKVELANPASCALFGQGEEKLRNHNAANLINGFNFMRWLEGGPADSHTEHVVINGQNFLMEITPVHLDGEDGKSMLVGAVVMLRSTVRMGRQLQNISQADISAFSQIVAVSPKMRHVVEQAHKLALLNAPLLIVGDTGTGKDLLAHACHLGSPRAQKPYLALNCGSMPDDVVESELFGHAPGAYANAVEGKKGFFEQANGGSVLLDEIGEMSPRMQTKLLRFLNDGTFRRVGEEHEVHVDVRVICATQKNLVELVQKGEFREDLYYRLNVLTLNLPPLRDRPQDIMPLTELFVARFADEQGVPRPKLANDLSNVLTRYGWPGNVRQLKNAVYRALTQLEGYELRPQDILLPDFDTASLAVGEEAMEGTLDDISRRFERSVLTQLYRTYPSTRKLAKRLGVSHTAIANKLREYGLSQRKTEE; the protein is encoded by the coding sequence ATGCGTCTGGAAGTTTTTTGTGAAGACCGCCTTGGTCTTACCCGCGAATTACTCGATTTGTTAGTCCTGCGTGGTATTGATTTACGGGGCATTGAAATTGACCCGGTGGGGATCATTTACCTCAATTTTTCCACCCTTGAATTCGACTCATTTAGTAGCCTGATGGGTGAGATTCGCCGTATTCCCGGCGTTAAAGACGTGCGCACGGTACCGTGGATGCCGTCCGAACGCGAACACCGCGCGTTAAGCGCGCTGCTGGAAGCGCTTCCGGAACCCGTATTGTCGCTGGACATGAGAAGCAAGGTCGAACTGGCGAACCCGGCAAGCTGTGCACTGTTCGGGCAGGGCGAAGAAAAACTGCGTAATCACAATGCGGCAAACCTGATCAACGGCTTTAACTTTATGCGCTGGCTGGAAGGCGGGCCTGCGGACTCGCATACCGAACATGTGGTGATCAACGGGCAAAACTTCCTGATGGAGATTACCCCGGTGCATCTGGACGGCGAGGACGGCAAATCTATGCTGGTTGGCGCTGTGGTCATGCTGCGCTCCACGGTACGTATGGGCCGCCAGCTGCAGAACATCTCCCAGGCGGATATTAGCGCGTTCAGCCAGATTGTTGCCGTCAGCCCGAAAATGCGTCACGTAGTGGAGCAGGCGCACAAGCTCGCGCTGCTCAACGCGCCGTTGCTGATCGTTGGGGATACCGGAACGGGCAAAGATTTACTGGCCCACGCCTGCCACCTTGGCAGCCCGCGCGCCCAGAAGCCTTACCTGGCGCTGAACTGCGGTTCAATGCCGGATGACGTCGTCGAAAGCGAGCTGTTCGGCCATGCGCCCGGCGCTTATGCCAACGCCGTGGAGGGTAAAAAAGGCTTCTTTGAGCAGGCGAACGGCGGTTCTGTACTGCTGGATGAAATTGGTGAAATGTCGCCGCGCATGCAAACTAAGCTGCTGCGCTTCCTCAACGACGGCACCTTCCGCCGGGTGGGCGAGGAGCATGAGGTTCATGTTGACGTGCGCGTGATTTGTGCGACGCAAAAGAATCTGGTTGAGTTGGTGCAGAAAGGCGAATTCCGTGAAGATCTTTATTATCGCCTTAACGTACTGACGCTGAACCTGCCGCCTCTGCGCGACCGTCCTCAGGACATCATGCCGCTGACGGAGCTGTTTGTTGCGCGCTTCGCCGACGAGCAGGGCGTGCCGCGTCCTAAACTTGCAAACGATCTCAGCAACGTATTAACGCGTTACGGCTGGCCGGGCAACGTGCGCCAGCTGAAAAATGCAGTCTACCGCGCGCTGACGCAGCTGGAAGGATACGAATTACGCCCGCAGGACATCCTGCTACCTGATTTCGATACGGCGAGCCTGGCGGTGGGGGAAGAGGCGATGGAAGGGACGCTGGATGATATTTCGCGTCGTTTCGAACGTTCCGTGCTGACCCAGCTTTACCGGACCTATCCAAGCACCCGTAAACTGGCTAAACGGCTCGGCGTGTCGCACACGGCGATTGCCAACAAGCTGCGTGAATATGGCCTGAGCCAGCGTAAAACCGAAGAGTAA
- a CDS encoding TIGR01620 family protein, translating to MSEPLKPRIDFAQPLEVEKDPVYKSAHAFSEPEAEKFTPALATLDEVEEESQAEAVVEAALRPKRSIWRRMVMAGLGLFGISVVAQGVQWTHNAFVTQDWIALGGGVAGGLIIAAGVGSVATEWRRLWRLRQRAEERDEARDLMNSHGTGKGRAFCEKLARQAGLDQGHPALQRWYASIHETHNDREVVALYAQLVQPVLDNQARREISRSAAESTLMIAVSPLALVDMAFIAWRNLRLINRIAALYGIELGYYSRIRLFRLVLLNIAFAGASELVREVGMDWVGQDIAARLSTRAAQGIGAGLLTARLGIKAMELCRPLPWIGEDKPRLGDFRRQLLVQLKETMSKKPGNPPV from the coding sequence ATGAGCGAACCATTAAAGCCGCGTATCGATTTTGCACAGCCGCTGGAAGTGGAAAAAGATCCCGTATACAAAAGTGCCCACGCCTTTAGCGAGCCGGAGGCCGAGAAGTTTACACCCGCGCTGGCGACCCTCGACGAAGTGGAAGAGGAGAGCCAGGCCGAGGCTGTTGTCGAAGCCGCGCTGCGCCCGAAACGCAGCATCTGGCGACGCATGGTGATGGCAGGGCTGGGGCTGTTTGGCATCAGCGTGGTGGCGCAGGGCGTGCAGTGGACGCATAACGCCTTTGTAACCCAGGACTGGATCGCGCTGGGGGGCGGCGTCGCGGGTGGGTTGATCATCGCCGCAGGCGTGGGTTCTGTCGCCACCGAGTGGCGTCGTCTGTGGCGTCTGCGCCAGCGGGCGGAAGAGCGGGACGAGGCTCGCGATCTGATGAACAGCCACGGCACGGGAAAAGGGCGCGCCTTCTGCGAAAAGCTGGCACGCCAGGCCGGGCTGGACCAGGGGCACCCCGCGCTACAGCGCTGGTACGCCTCGATTCATGAAACCCATAACGATCGTGAAGTCGTCGCGCTTTACGCCCAGCTGGTGCAGCCGGTGCTGGATAACCAGGCGCGTCGAGAAATCAGCCGCTCCGCAGCCGAGTCCACGCTGATGATTGCCGTCAGCCCGCTGGCGCTGGTGGATATGGCGTTTATCGCCTGGCGTAACCTGCGCCTGATTAACCGCATTGCCGCGCTGTACGGCATTGAGCTCGGTTATTACAGCCGTATCCGCCTGTTCCGCCTGGTATTGCTGAATATCGCTTTTGCTGGTGCCAGCGAGCTGGTGCGGGAAGTAGGGATGGACTGGGTTGGGCAGGATATCGCAGCACGTCTGTCCACCCGCGCTGCGCAGGGCATTGGCGCGGGCCTGCTGACCGCACGGCTTGGGATCAAGGCGATGGAGCTTTGCCGCCCGCTGCCGTGGATAGGCGAGGATAAACCGCGCCTCGGCGACTTCCGCCGCCAGCTGCTCGTGCAGCTGAAAGAGACAATGTCCAAAAAACCGGGCAATCCACCTGTCTGA
- a CDS encoding YcjX family protein translates to MNRIKNELNALVNRGVDRHLRLAVTGLSRSGKTAFITAMVNQLLSVNNGARLPMLAAAREERLLGVKRVPQRDLGIQRFTYDEGMAQLYGTPPNWPTPTRGVSEMRLALRYRSNDSLLRHFKDTSTLYLEIVDYPGEWLLDLPMLAQDYLSWSRQMTGLLQGDRAEWSAEWRRLCEGLDPLAPADENRLGEISQAWTDYLLRCKREGLHFIQPGRFVLPGDMAGAPALQFFPWPDVDGFGESRLAQADKSTNLGMLRSRFEYYCEKVVKGFYKNYFLRFDRQIVLVDCLQPLNSGPQAFNDMRLALTQLMQSFQYGQRTLFRRLFSPVIDKLLFAATKADHVTVDQHANMVSLLQQLVQDAWQNAAFEGIDRECMGIASVQATQSGLVDVQGEQIPALRGNRLDDGSPLTVYPGEVPSRLPGSAFWDKQGFKFEQFRPQVMDVDRPLPHIRLDAALEFLIGDKLR, encoded by the coding sequence ATGAACAGAATCAAGAATGAACTCAATGCGCTAGTGAACCGTGGCGTTGACCGGCATCTGCGCCTTGCGGTTACCGGACTTAGCCGTAGCGGAAAAACCGCATTTATCACGGCTATGGTTAACCAGCTTCTGAGTGTCAATAACGGCGCACGCTTGCCAATGCTTGCCGCCGCGCGGGAAGAGCGACTGCTGGGGGTGAAACGCGTGCCGCAGCGCGACTTAGGCATACAGCGTTTTACCTATGATGAAGGTATGGCGCAGCTGTACGGCACCCCGCCGAACTGGCCCACGCCAACCCGTGGCGTAAGCGAAATGCGGCTTGCGCTGCGCTATCGCTCGAACGATTCGCTGCTGCGCCACTTTAAAGACACTTCAACGCTGTATCTGGAAATCGTCGACTATCCGGGCGAATGGCTGCTGGATTTGCCGATGCTGGCACAGGACTACCTGAGCTGGTCGCGGCAGATGACCGGCCTACTGCAGGGCGATCGTGCGGAGTGGTCTGCCGAATGGCGCAGGCTTTGCGAAGGCCTGGATCCGCTGGCGCCCGCCGATGAAAACCGGCTGGGCGAAATTTCCCAGGCGTGGACGGACTACCTGCTGCGCTGCAAGCGCGAAGGCCTGCACTTCATCCAGCCGGGCCGTTTTGTGCTACCGGGTGATATGGCCGGTGCACCAGCGCTGCAGTTTTTCCCGTGGCCGGACGTTGACGGCTTCGGCGAGTCCAGGCTCGCTCAGGCCGACAAATCTACCAACCTCGGCATGCTTCGTTCCCGTTTCGAGTATTACTGCGAAAAGGTAGTTAAAGGCTTCTATAAAAATTACTTCCTTCGCTTTGACCGCCAGATAGTGCTGGTGGACTGTCTGCAACCGCTGAATAGCGGCCCGCAGGCGTTTAATGATATGCGTCTTGCGCTGACGCAGCTGATGCAAAGTTTTCAGTACGGCCAGCGTACGCTGTTCCGCAGGCTGTTCTCGCCGGTCATCGATAAACTTCTGTTCGCTGCGACAAAAGCAGACCACGTTACCGTTGACCAGCACGCCAACATGGTTTCGCTGTTGCAGCAGCTGGTGCAGGACGCCTGGCAAAATGCCGCGTTCGAGGGTATCGATCGGGAATGCATGGGCATTGCCTCGGTACAGGCCACGCAGAGCGGGCTGGTGGACGTTCAGGGAGAGCAAATCCCTGCGCTGCGCGGTAATCGTCTGGACGATGGTTCGCCGCTTACGGTCTATCCCGGCGAAGTGCCTTCACGCCTGCCGGGCAGCGCCTTCTGGGATAAGCAGGGCTTTAAGTTTGAACAGTTTCGCCCGCAGGTTATGGATGTCGACCGGCCTCTGCCGCACATTCGCCTCGACGCGGCACTGGAATTTCTGATTGGAGATAAATTGCGATGA
- the pspD gene encoding phage shock protein PspD, translating to MTTFRSASQKAKPGLKIAGKLVLLVALRYGPAGVAGWAVKSVARRPLKMLLAMTIEPMLARMLRKVSARYNGGVTK from the coding sequence ATGACTACATTTCGTTCCGCCAGCCAGAAAGCCAAACCCGGCCTGAAAATCGCCGGCAAACTGGTTCTGCTGGTCGCTCTGCGCTATGGCCCGGCGGGTGTAGCGGGGTGGGCTGTCAAATCCGTTGCGCGCCGCCCGCTGAAAATGCTGCTGGCGATGACCATCGAGCCGATGCTTGCACGCATGCTGCGTAAAGTTTCTGCTCGCTATAACGGGGGAGTGACAAAGTAG
- the pspC gene encoding envelope stress response membrane protein PspC, which produces MVNSFSGRKLWRIPEKGMLKGVCAGIAQYLDVPVKLVRLIAVLSMIFGLFFFVMVAYIALTFILDPMPYGADQVKPQPTSRDLLDEVDAELAAGEQRLRSMERYITSDTFTLRSRFRQL; this is translated from the coding sequence ATGGTGAATTCATTTTCCGGTCGTAAATTGTGGCGTATCCCTGAGAAGGGGATGCTGAAAGGTGTTTGCGCAGGTATTGCGCAGTACCTGGACGTCCCGGTCAAACTCGTACGCCTGATCGCTGTGTTATCAATGATTTTTGGCCTGTTCTTCTTCGTCATGGTGGCCTACATCGCCCTGACGTTTATTCTTGACCCGATGCCCTACGGTGCGGATCAGGTAAAGCCGCAGCCGACCAGCCGCGATCTGCTTGATGAAGTGGATGCGGAGCTGGCGGCGGGCGAGCAGCGTTTGCGTTCGATGGAGCGGTATATCACCTCTGATACCTTCACGTTACGCAGCCGTTTTCGCCAGCTTTAA
- the pspB gene encoding envelope stress response membrane protein PspB, with amino-acid sequence MSALFLAIPLTIFVLFVAPIWLWLHYSNRSAGGELSQGEQQRLAQLTDEAKRMRERIVALEQILDAEHPNWRDK; translated from the coding sequence ATGAGCGCGCTTTTTCTGGCCATACCGTTAACGATATTCGTGCTGTTTGTCGCCCCCATCTGGCTGTGGCTGCACTACAGCAACCGCTCAGCGGGCGGCGAGCTGTCGCAGGGCGAACAGCAGCGGCTGGCGCAGCTTACCGACGAGGCGAAACGCATGCGTGAACGTATCGTTGCGCTGGAGCAAATCCTCGACGCTGAGCACCCGAACTGGAGAGACAAATAA